In Thermoplasmataceae archaeon, the following proteins share a genomic window:
- a CDS encoding MarR family transcriptional regulator, with the protein MSDSEEKCSILVWRTLKDVWKIWYRQAERNLSRIGLNNMEYTVLRVLSENGSLSMVQLANLTNVTQGWITSIVDKLEEKKLAERVRGSDDRRIIMIQITKAGNKILTRARDIHSKFVEESVKALDKKEISDLLSILEKMKLSLSEELPEQVA; encoded by the coding sequence ATGTCAGATTCGGAAGAAAAATGCTCCATACTTGTGTGGAGGACGCTGAAAGATGTGTGGAAAATTTGGTACAGACAGGCTGAAAGAAATCTGTCAAGAATAGGACTAAACAACATGGAGTATACCGTTCTTCGGGTTCTATCTGAGAATGGTTCCCTCTCCATGGTCCAGCTGGCCAATCTCACAAACGTTACTCAGGGATGGATAACCAGCATTGTTGATAAGTTGGAAGAGAAAAAACTCGCTGAACGTGTGAGGGGATCTGACGATCGCAGAATAATAATGATCCAGATTACAAAGGCAGGAAATAAAATACTGACAAGAGCCAGAGATATACACTCAAAGTTTGTGGAGGAATCAGTGAAAGCTCTCGACAAGAAGGAAATTTCTGATCTGCTTTCCATACTGGAAAAGATGAAACTCTCACTTTCGGAAGAGCTACCGGAACAAGTTGCCTGA
- a CDS encoding sugar porter family MFS transporter yields MADSGGEINYEEIAGKIDKNVGRRIIYMVTIVAALGGFLFGYDNGVIGSVLLYVPFTLTSNSTAILVSYISFVAAIGAIVAGPITDKFGRKSMLIADGAMYFVFAILAAVATNLTLLIIWRSLAGFAIGADTAVATSYIAEYTPSRSRGKYAYSQQLMIFSGGVISFWVGYALAPTADWRLMLGLAAIPAAIMLIFRSFLPESPRWLVINGKIDKAKDVLRRIGVDIKETIIPPRKGATYRELLKTRSVRNALIVVGLWLAFQQITGINVILYYGPYIYKYIGLSGPRAILNTAISETLGVIEFWVSFMLIEKWGRRGLGILGYGGIFGSIIIMLVGIAYFDANALTMAAIIIFAASTLFLVFFHVGVGGVGWILQGESLDPYFRVTGAGIMAASDWIANGIILWIFPIWKADFGLFSFFVFELALSALSVIFVLLMVPETKGKTIEQMDMVYGRPIRELRKKI; encoded by the coding sequence ATGGCTGATTCAGGCGGAGAAATAAACTATGAGGAAATTGCTGGAAAGATAGATAAAAACGTAGGTAGACGGATCATCTACATGGTCACCATAGTGGCAGCACTTGGCGGATTTTTGTTCGGTTATGATAATGGAGTAATAGGCTCTGTTCTTCTTTACGTGCCGTTTACACTAACATCAAACTCAACCGCAATATTGGTATCTTATATTTCATTTGTAGCAGCCATCGGGGCGATAGTTGCTGGCCCAATAACCGATAAGTTTGGAAGAAAATCTATGCTTATCGCAGACGGTGCTATGTATTTTGTTTTTGCCATACTTGCGGCAGTAGCTACGAATCTTACTCTGCTTATAATCTGGAGATCTTTGGCAGGATTTGCTATTGGAGCTGACACTGCTGTAGCGACTTCTTATATTGCAGAGTATACGCCATCAAGATCAAGAGGAAAATATGCTTATTCGCAGCAATTGATGATATTTTCAGGGGGCGTAATTTCTTTCTGGGTAGGTTATGCGCTTGCACCAACTGCCGACTGGCGTTTGATGTTGGGCTTGGCTGCTATTCCGGCTGCCATTATGCTTATATTTAGATCATTCTTGCCAGAAAGCCCGCGATGGCTAGTAATTAATGGCAAAATTGATAAAGCAAAAGATGTCCTCAGAAGAATAGGAGTCGATATAAAAGAAACGATAATTCCACCAAGAAAGGGGGCAACATACAGAGAACTGTTAAAGACAAGATCAGTGAGGAATGCCCTTATCGTGGTAGGGCTTTGGCTTGCATTTCAACAGATAACCGGTATAAATGTAATTTTATACTATGGACCATATATATATAAATACATAGGTTTATCTGGACCTAGAGCCATACTTAATACTGCCATATCAGAAACTCTTGGCGTGATAGAGTTCTGGGTATCGTTCATGCTGATAGAGAAATGGGGCAGAAGGGGGCTTGGGATATTAGGTTATGGTGGAATATTTGGATCAATAATAATAATGCTCGTTGGAATAGCATACTTCGATGCTAACGCCCTTACTATGGCAGCTATAATTATTTTCGCTGCATCTACTCTGTTTTTGGTGTTCTTCCATGTTGGAGTTGGGGGTGTTGGATGGATATTACAGGGAGAGTCGTTGGATCCGTATTTCAGGGTAACAGGTGCCGGAATAATGGCTGCATCGGATTGGATTGCTAATGGAATAATACTATGGATATTCCCAATATGGAAAGCTGACTTTGGCCTCTTCTCATTCTTTGTATTCGAGCTTGCGCTGTCAGCACTTTCAGTGATCTTTGTGCTACTGATGGTCCCTGAAACGAAGGGAAAGACGATAGAACAGATGGATATGGTATATGGGAGACCTATCAGGGAGCTAAGAAAGAAGATATAG
- a CDS encoding Gfo/Idh/MocA family oxidoreductase, with protein MEIVVVGCRGFGKVHLRSIRGMDISIVETDTQTIDYCKENFEIKKVYGNLDEALRSDAQIIDLVVPHTLHKELAIKSIKKGKNVLLEKPLSTSVKDGEEIIMAASAAKVKFMVAEQYFFDPAVIKAKQLTKEGKIGRVHSLIVRDQRHFVRNIWKTNKVLMGGGALIDGGIHYVETILDLGGDYHNVSGKSVHGGSTLEGEDTTYALFDFTSGATGILFYSWAYQYPPILPGFEIIGAEGSIYEDVGGRSLEDFKFPSRKTAYGDLIFNGQKLEIEKYDVFVKEISEFAKSVELDTDVPYPPQNALRNLRVVEKIYGSKTSL; from the coding sequence ATGGAGATTGTAGTAGTAGGATGCAGGGGATTTGGAAAAGTTCACCTTAGGTCGATTAGAGGAATGGACATAAGCATAGTGGAAACTGACACACAAACTATAGACTATTGCAAAGAAAACTTTGAGATAAAAAAGGTCTACGGCAATCTTGATGAGGCGTTACGTTCTGATGCGCAAATAATAGATCTTGTGGTCCCTCATACACTTCACAAAGAACTTGCTATCAAGTCTATAAAAAAAGGGAAAAATGTTCTTCTTGAAAAACCACTGTCCACGTCGGTTAAAGATGGCGAGGAAATAATCATGGCAGCCTCTGCCGCGAAAGTAAAGTTCATGGTTGCGGAGCAGTATTTCTTTGATCCTGCTGTTATTAAGGCAAAGCAGTTGACAAAAGAAGGAAAAATAGGTAGAGTACACTCACTTATAGTAAGAGACCAAAGGCATTTCGTACGAAACATCTGGAAAACAAACAAGGTTCTAATGGGTGGTGGTGCATTGATTGATGGTGGAATCCACTACGTGGAGACCATACTAGATCTGGGTGGAGATTATCATAATGTCTCTGGAAAATCCGTACACGGAGGCTCTACCTTAGAAGGTGAAGACACAACCTACGCATTGTTTGATTTCACATCAGGAGCGACTGGTATTTTATTCTATAGCTGGGCTTATCAATATCCACCGATATTGCCAGGTTTCGAAATAATTGGTGCCGAAGGGTCCATCTACGAGGATGTTGGGGGAAGATCTCTCGAAGACTTTAAGTTCCCGAGTAGGAAAACAGCATATGGAGATCTTATTTTCAACGGACAGAAATTAGAGATAGAAAAATATGATGTATTTGTAAAGGAAATATCCGAATTCGCTAAATCTGTCGAATTAGATACTGATGTTCCTTATCCACCTCAAAATGCGTTGAGAAACTTGAGAGTAGTCGAAAAAATTTACGGATCTAAAACTAGCCTGTAA
- a CDS encoding SDR family oxidoreductase translates to MQNLQHKNVIVTGGTHGIGERTARYFSELGANVLIIGRDETQAQKIIEASPAGSIKFVKCELSVRTEVLRLVDRISREDTVYDILINNASRNSRFNILNIKEDEWDSMLELNLTVPMLLSRCVAQKLIRNNKPGHIINIGAVQSFFPLDSSLAYSTVKGGLRSLTKSMAVDLAPYGILVTLVMPGPIYAKGSGDTPSPELDSRSAALIPRMGRTIEVAKLLAFLASDDNSFMTGNEIIIDGGRTVSRKPDPEEIKEDVI, encoded by the coding sequence CTGCAAGGTACTTTTCTGAACTTGGGGCGAACGTCTTAATTATTGGAAGGGATGAAACACAAGCACAGAAAATTATTGAGGCTAGCCCGGCAGGTAGTATAAAGTTCGTGAAGTGCGAACTTTCTGTAAGAACAGAAGTATTGAGACTTGTTGATAGAATTTCTAGGGAAGATACAGTTTATGATATACTTATAAACAATGCTTCTAGGAACTCAAGATTCAACATCTTGAATATTAAGGAAGATGAATGGGATTCAATGCTTGAACTCAACTTGACCGTCCCGATGCTGCTGTCAAGGTGTGTCGCACAAAAATTGATAAGAAATAATAAACCAGGGCATATCATTAATATTGGTGCAGTTCAGTCGTTCTTCCCTCTGGATTCATCTCTTGCGTATTCGACAGTCAAGGGTGGTTTAAGGTCACTTACTAAAAGCATGGCAGTTGATCTTGCCCCCTATGGTATATTAGTTACTCTTGTGATGCCAGGACCAATATACGCAAAAGGTAGTGGCGATACCCCCTCCCCTGAACTGGATTCAAGGTCTGCAGCTTTGATCCCTCGGATGGGACGAACAATTGAAGTCGCAAAGCTTCTAGCTTTTCTGGCATCGGACGATAACAGTTTCATGACTGGGAATGAAATAATAATAGATGGTGGCAGGACTGTGTCTAGGAAGCCTGATCCAGAAGAAATCAAAGAGGACGTTATCTGA